AAAACTATTCAAGTTGTTACCTCATGCCAAGAGTTCCCAAGATAGTTGCCATCTGTGTGAGCGACTGTAATAAGTGTCTTAATAGTATCTAtgttcttctgtttcatttctgtaataCTGGAACTGGCAGTCAACAAGGAAAACCGAGCAAGGGCCTGTACATAAGCATCTCGTTCAAGCTACAAGACAGAGAAACATGACATTGCAATAAAGTCTCTGAAAAGCTAGAGAAGGCTACTTAGCCAGCATGCCTATGCTACTTTACTGCATAATTGTCAGTTATACTAGAGCATTTTCCAGGGCAAGAAGAGTAGCAGGCAAACTAGCTAGTGCTCTTAATAGGACTCAGCAATAAAAGACAAGAATTATTGAGAAAAGTCTCACACAAACCTGCATTCCAAAGATGCAGGCTATTCGAATTGCACATCGTATGCCTTCCAAACAAAGGGATGCAACTTCTGTGTCATCACAGTTCTGCAAACCAACACTGTAAGCTGCTAACAATGGAGTCCAAACAAgctaaagaaaggaagaaattaagtTTACAAATCCATTAAGATTTTAGCCTAAAACATTATGCAAT
This genomic interval from Meleagris gallopavo isolate NT-WF06-2002-E0010 breed Aviagen turkey brand Nicholas breeding stock unplaced genomic scaffold, Turkey_5.1 ChrUn_random_7180001924956, whole genome shotgun sequence contains the following:
- the LOC104916620 gene encoding brefeldin A-inhibited guanine nucleotide-exchange protein 2-like encodes the protein MFKLVWTPLLAAYSVGLQNCDDTEVASLCLEGIRCAIRIACIFGMQLERDAYVQALARFSLLTASSSITEMKQKNIDTIKTLITVAHTDGNYLGNSWHEVTT